A stretch of the Enterobacter mori genome encodes the following:
- the trmJ gene encoding tRNA (cytosine(32)/uridine(32)-2'-O)-methyltransferase TrmJ: protein MLQNIRIVLVETSHTGNMGSVARAMKTMGLTNLWLVNPLVKPDSQAIALAAGASDVIGNAQIVDTLDEALAGCSLVVGTSARSRTLPWPMLDPRECGLKSVSEAEQAPVALVFGRERVGLTNDELQKCHYHVAIAANPEYSSLNLAMAVQVIAYEVRMAWLATQEKERTEPQEESAYPLVDDLERFYGHLEQTLLSTGFIREGHPGQVMNKLRRMFTRARPESQELNILRGILASIEQKNKE, encoded by the coding sequence ATGCTGCAAAACATTCGAATCGTGCTGGTCGAAACATCGCACACCGGCAACATGGGCTCCGTTGCCCGCGCTATGAAAACCATGGGCTTAACGAACCTGTGGCTGGTTAACCCGCTGGTGAAACCAGACTCGCAGGCCATCGCCCTGGCGGCCGGTGCCAGCGACGTGATCGGCAACGCCCAGATCGTCGATACCCTTGATGAAGCCCTGGCCGGTTGCAGCCTCGTTGTCGGCACAAGCGCGCGCTCCCGCACGTTGCCGTGGCCGATGCTGGACCCGCGCGAATGCGGCCTGAAAAGTGTCTCAGAAGCGGAACAGGCACCGGTTGCGCTGGTGTTCGGGCGCGAGCGCGTTGGCCTGACCAACGATGAGCTGCAGAAGTGCCACTATCACGTCGCCATCGCGGCGAACCCGGAATACAGCTCGCTGAACCTGGCGATGGCGGTGCAGGTGATTGCCTATGAAGTGCGTATGGCGTGGCTGGCGACGCAGGAGAAAGAGCGTACCGAACCTCAGGAAGAGAGCGCCTATCCGCTGGTGGACGACCTTGAGCGCTTCTACGGTCACCTGGAGCAGACGCTGCTCTCAACCGGCTTTATCCGCGAAGGTCACCCGGGACAGGTGATGAATAAGCTGCGCCGTATGTTTACCCGTGCGCGCCCGGAAAGCCAGGAGCTGAACATCCTGCGCGGGATCCTGGCGTCGATTGAGCAGAAGAATAAAGAGTAG
- the iscR gene encoding Fe-S cluster assembly transcriptional regulator IscR has protein sequence MRLTSKGRYAVTAMLDVALNSEAGPVPLADISERQGISLSYLEQLFSRLRKNGLVSSVRGPGGGYLLGKDAGSIAVGEVISAVDESVDATRCQGKGGCQGGDKCLTHALWRDLSDRLTGFLNNITLGELVNNQEVLDVSGRQQSHESQRSTRAQDAIDVKLRA, from the coding sequence ATGAGACTGACATCTAAAGGGCGTTATGCCGTGACCGCGATGCTGGACGTTGCGCTCAACTCCGAAGCGGGCCCGGTTCCGTTGGCTGATATTTCTGAACGACAGGGGATCTCCCTCTCTTATCTGGAACAGCTGTTCTCCAGACTGCGTAAAAATGGACTGGTTTCCAGCGTTCGTGGCCCAGGCGGCGGCTATCTGCTGGGTAAAGACGCGGGCAGTATTGCAGTTGGCGAAGTGATCAGCGCCGTTGACGAATCCGTTGACGCGACCCGTTGCCAGGGTAAAGGCGGCTGCCAGGGCGGCGATAAGTGCCTGACCCACGCGCTGTGGCGCGATCTGAGCGACCGTCTGACCGGCTTCCTGAACAATATCACCCTGGGTGAACTGGTGAATAACCAGGAAGTTCTGGACGTGTCGGGTCGTCAGCAAAGCCATGAATCACAACGCAGCACCCGCGCGCAGGACGCTATCGACGTCAAACTGCGCGCGTAA
- the csiE gene encoding stationary phase inducible protein CsiE, which translates to MMTTLEIPSVLSSSQRRCQVLLMLYLPDAAVTAQSIIAANGVDDAMARQDIAETRDEIQRYHRLDIVTHLDGCYRIEGSVLNQRLCLLHWLRRALRLCPQFVSHQFTPALKTALKQQGIARPLYDDTNLRALINFCSRKLQRPFDCRDVQFLQLFLQYCLIQHHLGNTPQFSHVQRSWTQSRGEYFTAQEIVRHWKRRVPQGTHSDEQLFLALLFMMLRTPDPVLDRHQQDQRLRRTIVRMIARFRAQTGMNFSDEQGLTDQLYIHLAQALDRSLFEIGIDNSLPEEIHRLYPRLLRTTKEALFELEAEFELRFSDEEMSLVAVIFGAWLMQETDLHEKQVVLLTGEDKACEALIEQQLRELTLLPLNIRYLTLHAFQKEGAPREAALVITPYPTALPLFSPPLIHAVETLNAQQQEHIRAMLES; encoded by the coding sequence ATGATGACGACGCTTGAAATTCCATCTGTGCTTTCCAGTTCGCAGCGCCGCTGCCAGGTGCTTTTAATGCTTTACCTGCCCGATGCTGCCGTCACCGCACAGAGCATAATCGCTGCCAATGGCGTGGACGACGCAATGGCACGGCAAGATATAGCCGAGACGCGCGATGAAATCCAGCGCTATCATCGGCTTGATATTGTCACGCACCTCGACGGCTGCTACCGAATTGAAGGTTCTGTCCTGAATCAGCGTTTATGCCTGCTGCACTGGCTGCGCAGGGCGCTCCGGCTTTGCCCGCAGTTCGTCTCGCACCAGTTTACTCCCGCGCTTAAAACCGCACTTAAACAGCAGGGCATCGCCCGACCACTCTATGACGACACCAACCTGCGAGCATTGATCAACTTCTGTTCGCGAAAGCTTCAGCGTCCGTTTGACTGCCGCGACGTACAGTTTTTACAGCTGTTTTTGCAATACTGTCTTATCCAGCATCATCTGGGCAATACGCCACAGTTTTCCCACGTTCAGCGCAGCTGGACGCAATCGAGAGGGGAATATTTCACGGCGCAGGAAATCGTGCGCCACTGGAAACGGCGCGTTCCGCAGGGAACGCACAGCGATGAACAGCTGTTCCTCGCGCTGCTGTTTATGATGCTGCGCACCCCCGATCCGGTTCTGGACAGACATCAGCAGGATCAACGCCTGCGTCGTACCATAGTGCGGATGATCGCGCGCTTTCGGGCCCAAACCGGGATGAATTTTAGCGATGAACAGGGGCTGACCGATCAGCTTTATATCCATCTTGCTCAGGCGTTAGATCGCTCACTGTTTGAAATCGGCATCGATAACAGCCTGCCGGAAGAGATCCATCGTCTCTATCCCCGGCTGCTACGCACCACCAAAGAGGCGCTGTTTGAGCTGGAAGCGGAGTTCGAGCTGCGTTTTTCCGATGAAGAGATGAGCCTGGTGGCGGTGATTTTTGGTGCCTGGCTGATGCAGGAGACCGACCTGCATGAAAAACAAGTTGTACTGCTGACCGGGGAAGATAAAGCATGTGAAGCGTTGATTGAGCAGCAGCTGCGCGAGCTGACGCTGTTGCCGCTCAATATTCGTTATCTGACCCTGCACGCGTTTCAGAAAGAAGGTGCTCCCCGTGAAGCGGCGCTGGTGATCACCCCTTACCCAACCGCCCTGCCGTTGTTCTCGCCGCCGCTGATCCATGCCGTTGAGACATTGAACGCGCAGCAGCAAGAACATATTCGCGCGATGCTGGAATCCTAG
- a CDS encoding DoxX family protein codes for MNSLRYFDFGSSRSFLLLIARIAIVVLFIIFGYPKLTGFSGTVQYMTSLGAPMPMLAAIIAVVMEVPAAILIVLGFFTRPIAVLFVFYTLGTAVIGHHYWDMTGDAVVPNMINFYKNVSIAGAFILLAIVGPGAISLDRR; via the coding sequence ATGAACAGCTTACGTTATTTCGATTTCGGCTCCTCACGTTCTTTCCTGCTTTTGATTGCCCGTATTGCTATCGTTGTCCTGTTTATTATTTTTGGTTATCCCAAACTCACGGGGTTTAGCGGCACCGTTCAGTATATGACGTCCCTCGGCGCCCCCATGCCCATGCTGGCCGCGATTATTGCGGTGGTGATGGAGGTTCCCGCGGCAATTCTGATCGTGCTGGGCTTTTTCACCCGCCCCATCGCGGTGCTCTTTGTCTTTTATACGCTGGGAACGGCGGTGATAGGCCACCATTACTGGGATATGACCGGTGATGCGGTTGTGCCGAACATGATTAACTTCTATAAGAATGTGAGTATTGCTGGCGCGTTTATTTTGCTGGCGATTGTGGGGCCGGGTGCCATATCTCTTGACCGACGTTAG
- the iscS gene encoding cysteine desulfurase, with the protein MKLPIYLDYSATTPVDPRVAEKMMQCLTLDGNFGNPASRSHRFGWHAEEAVDIARNQIADLVGADPREIVFTSGATESDNLAIKGAANFYQKKGKHIITSKTEHKAVLDTCRQLEREGFDVTYLAPQSNGIIDLKELEAAMRDDTILVSIMHVNNEIGVVQDIATIGEMCRARGIIYHVDATQSVGKLPIDLSQLKVDLMSFSGHKIYGPKGIGALYVRRKPRIRIEAQMHGGGHERGMRSGTLPVHQIVGMGEAYRIAKEEMETEMARLRTLRNRLWDGVKDMEEVYLNGDLEQGAPNILNVSFNYVEGESLIMALKDLAVSSGSACTSASLEPSYVLRALGMTDELAHSSIRFSLGRFTTEEEIDYTIKLVRNSIGRLRDLSPLWEMFKQGVDLNSIEWSHH; encoded by the coding sequence ATGAAATTACCGATTTATCTCGACTACTCCGCAACCACGCCGGTGGACCCGCGTGTTGCCGAGAAAATGATGCAGTGTCTGACCCTGGACGGAAACTTTGGTAACCCAGCTTCCCGTTCACACCGTTTTGGCTGGCATGCTGAAGAGGCGGTTGATATCGCCCGTAATCAGATTGCTGACCTGGTCGGTGCCGACCCGCGTGAAATTGTTTTCACCTCCGGTGCGACCGAATCCGACAACCTGGCGATCAAAGGTGCAGCCAACTTTTATCAGAAAAAAGGCAAGCACATCATCACCAGCAAAACCGAACACAAAGCCGTGCTGGACACCTGCCGTCAGCTGGAGCGTGAAGGGTTCGACGTGACTTACCTGGCGCCGCAGAGCAACGGGATCATCGACCTGAAAGAGCTCGAAGCGGCGATGCGTGATGACACCATTCTGGTCTCCATCATGCACGTTAACAACGAAATCGGCGTTGTTCAGGACATCGCGACCATCGGCGAAATGTGCCGTGCGCGCGGCATCATCTACCACGTTGATGCGACCCAGAGCGTGGGCAAACTGCCTATCGACCTGAGCCAGCTGAAAGTGGACCTGATGTCCTTCTCCGGCCACAAAATCTATGGCCCGAAAGGGATCGGCGCGCTGTACGTTCGTCGTAAGCCACGTATTCGCATCGAAGCACAGATGCACGGCGGCGGTCACGAGCGCGGCATGCGTTCCGGTACGCTGCCTGTTCACCAGATCGTGGGCATGGGCGAAGCGTACCGCATTGCGAAAGAAGAGATGGAAACCGAGATGGCGCGCCTGCGCACGCTGCGTAACCGTCTGTGGGACGGCGTGAAAGATATGGAAGAAGTGTATCTGAACGGCGATCTCGAGCAGGGCGCACCAAATATCCTCAACGTCAGCTTCAACTATGTTGAAGGCGAATCGCTGATCATGGCGCTGAAAGACCTGGCCGTTTCTTCCGGTTCTGCCTGTACGTCTGCAAGCCTGGAGCCATCCTACGTGCTGCGCGCGCTGGGTATGACCGACGAGCTGGCACATAGCTCTATCCGTTTCTCTTTAGGTCGTTTCACTACCGAAGAAGAGATTGACTACACCATCAAGCTGGTTCGCAACTCCATCGGCCGTCTGCGCGACCTTTCTCCGCTGTGGGAAATGTTCAAGCAGGGCGTGGATCTGAACAGCATTGAATGGTCACATCACTAA
- a CDS encoding nickel/cobalt transporter, whose product MSVISSSHQKPRRWLHLWPLALFLLLAVCGSLWLWQAWPQVMMKSIIWQREVNQQMSGLLKAVAENPTKAGGSLLAFSFIYGVLHALGPGHGKIVITTWLATHPSKLRSSIGLTLASSLLQGGVAIALVVIVLSLLQLPARQLHMSSFWLEKGSYALVGVLGLILCWRALKKLRVLLQKPKFKTFTPHHVHDENCGCGHQHLPTQEQLQNGDDWRARLMIVLSMGMRPCSGAIMVLLFSKVIGVFGWGMLSALAMAAGTSLTISSLALLVHSFRQLAVKLSGNKTPVLWRQVGWTTLALAGGVILLVAAVTMWMSAVPVGRGLRPF is encoded by the coding sequence ATGTCAGTGATCTCCTCTTCGCACCAAAAACCGCGTCGCTGGCTTCATCTCTGGCCGCTGGCGCTCTTTCTCCTGCTCGCCGTTTGCGGTTCGCTCTGGCTGTGGCAGGCCTGGCCGCAGGTGATGATGAAAAGCATTATCTGGCAGCGTGAAGTCAATCAACAGATGAGCGGGCTGCTGAAGGCGGTAGCGGAGAACCCGACCAAAGCGGGCGGTTCCCTGCTGGCGTTCAGCTTTATCTATGGCGTTCTGCACGCGCTGGGGCCGGGGCACGGCAAAATCGTCATTACCACCTGGCTTGCTACCCATCCGTCGAAGTTGAGATCGAGCATTGGCCTGACGCTGGCCTCCTCGCTGCTGCAGGGCGGCGTGGCGATTGCGCTCGTCGTGATAGTCCTTTCACTCTTACAGCTGCCTGCCCGTCAGCTACACATGAGCAGCTTCTGGCTGGAAAAAGGGAGCTATGCGCTGGTAGGCGTGCTGGGGCTAATCCTCTGCTGGCGGGCGCTCAAAAAGCTGCGCGTGCTGCTGCAAAAGCCGAAATTTAAGACCTTTACGCCGCACCACGTTCATGATGAAAACTGCGGATGCGGGCATCAGCATCTGCCCACGCAGGAACAATTACAGAACGGCGACGACTGGCGCGCGCGGCTGATGATTGTGCTTTCGATGGGTATGCGTCCGTGCTCGGGGGCGATCATGGTGCTGCTGTTCAGTAAGGTAATCGGCGTGTTTGGCTGGGGAATGCTGTCCGCGCTGGCGATGGCGGCAGGAACGTCTCTCACCATTTCGTCTTTAGCGCTGCTGGTACACAGCTTCCGTCAGCTGGCGGTGAAACTCAGCGGCAACAAAACGCCGGTGCTGTGGCGACAGGTAGGGTGGACTACGCTCGCGCTGGCGGGCGGGGTGATTCTGCTGGTGGCAGCGGTAACGATGTGGATGAGCGCGGTGCCGGTGGGGCGGGGATTAAGGCCTTTTTAG
- a CDS encoding DUF1007 family protein, whose protein sequence is MQIVKQSAVALFLAVITFTASAHPHSFISLKTELVTDGTQLSGLKMRWTMDEITSADLLYDAGNAKPGDEIWKKLAAEVMANVLGQHYFTEFWHNGQKVKFLNRPTEYGMTRDGHQAVLTFILPLAHPQPLAGQKYTFSTFDPTYYVDMSYAEDSDVTLPAALQKTCKLTVHTPKPSEETLNFAVSLDKEDAPPEDMELGKQFAQEVTLQCQ, encoded by the coding sequence ATGCAAATAGTTAAACAAAGCGCGGTGGCGTTATTTTTGGCGGTTATCACCTTTACCGCCAGCGCACATCCTCACAGTTTTATCAGTCTGAAAACCGAGCTTGTGACGGACGGCACGCAGCTTAGCGGCCTGAAAATGCGCTGGACGATGGATGAAATCACCTCGGCGGATCTGCTCTATGATGCGGGAAACGCAAAGCCCGGCGATGAGATCTGGAAAAAGCTGGCGGCAGAAGTGATGGCCAACGTGCTCGGTCAGCACTACTTCACCGAGTTCTGGCATAACGGGCAGAAGGTAAAATTCCTTAACCGTCCCACGGAGTATGGTATGACGCGCGACGGTCACCAGGCGGTGCTGACGTTTATCCTCCCGCTGGCGCACCCCCAGCCGCTGGCGGGGCAGAAATACACCTTTTCCACCTTTGACCCAACTTACTATGTTGATATGAGCTATGCCGAGGACAGCGACGTAACGTTACCGGCTGCCCTGCAAAAAACCTGCAAGCTTACCGTCCACACGCCAAAGCCCAGCGAAGAGACGCTGAACTTTGCGGTCTCTCTCGACAAAGAAGATGCGCCACCGGAGGACATGGAGTTGGGTAAACAGTTTGCGCAGGAGGTGACGTTACAATGTCAGTGA
- a CDS encoding 3-phenylpropionate MFS transporter, translating into MVLHSTRWLALSYFTYFFSYGIFLPFWSVWLKGIGLTPETIGVLLGAGLVARFLGSLLIAPRVSDPSLLIKAVRILALLTLVFVACFWVSQQFAWLMVVMVGFNLFFSPLVPLTDALANTWQKQITMDYGRVRLWGSIAFVIGSALVGKLVSLYDYHAILALLSVGIASMLLGMLLRPSVMPQGESRHQESAGWPAWRSLVAQSWRFLACVCLLQGAHAAYYGFSAIYWQGAGYSASAVGYLWSLGVVAEVIIFALSKKLFRRFGARDLLLLSAVCGVARWGIMGWTTELPWLIVAQILHCGTFTVCHLAAMRYISAREGGDVIRLQAVYSAVAMGGSIAVMTVFAGFLYQHLGHGVFWVMALVALPAMIVRPNVTARA; encoded by the coding sequence ATGGTCTTGCATTCCACGCGCTGGCTGGCGCTCAGCTACTTCACCTACTTCTTTAGCTACGGTATTTTTCTGCCTTTCTGGAGCGTCTGGCTCAAGGGAATTGGTCTCACGCCTGAGACCATCGGCGTTCTGCTTGGCGCAGGACTGGTGGCGCGTTTCCTTGGCAGTCTGCTGATTGCGCCGCGCGTCAGCGATCCCTCCTTACTGATCAAGGCCGTGCGCATACTTGCGCTGCTCACTCTGGTCTTTGTTGCCTGCTTCTGGGTGAGCCAGCAGTTTGCCTGGCTGATGGTGGTGATGGTTGGCTTCAACCTGTTCTTCTCACCGCTGGTGCCGCTGACGGATGCCCTGGCGAACACCTGGCAAAAGCAGATCACCATGGACTATGGCCGCGTGCGTCTGTGGGGATCGATTGCGTTCGTGATCGGCTCGGCGCTGGTGGGTAAGCTGGTCAGCCTGTACGACTATCACGCCATCCTTGCGTTACTGAGCGTGGGTATTGCCTCCATGCTGCTGGGGATGCTGCTGCGTCCGTCGGTAATGCCGCAGGGTGAAAGCCGTCACCAGGAGAGCGCAGGCTGGCCAGCCTGGCGGAGCCTGGTGGCACAAAGCTGGCGTTTTCTGGCATGCGTCTGTCTGCTTCAGGGGGCGCATGCGGCGTACTATGGGTTCAGCGCCATCTACTGGCAGGGGGCGGGCTACTCTGCTTCTGCGGTAGGCTACCTGTGGTCGCTCGGCGTAGTGGCGGAAGTGATCATCTTTGCGCTCAGTAAAAAGCTGTTCCGTCGCTTCGGCGCGCGAGACCTCCTGCTGCTCTCTGCCGTGTGCGGCGTGGCACGATGGGGAATTATGGGTTGGACGACCGAACTGCCGTGGCTGATTGTGGCGCAGATTCTGCACTGCGGTACCTTTACCGTGTGCCACCTGGCGGCGATGCGCTACATCTCTGCGCGTGAGGGTGGGGATGTGATTCGGCTGCAGGCGGTCTACTCTGCGGTGGCAATGGGCGGCAGTATAGCCGTGATGACGGTCTTTGCAGGCTTCCTGTATCAGCACCTGGGGCACGGCGTATTCTGGGTGATGGCGCTCGTTGCGCTACCCGCAATGATCGTTCGCCCCAACGTGACGGCACGCGCGTAA
- the suhB gene encoding inositol-1-monophosphatase, with the protein MHPMLTIAVRAARKAGNVIAKHYETPDSVETSQKGSNDFVTNVDKAAEAIIIETIRKSYPQHTIITEESGEHEGTDQDVQWVIDPLDGTTNFVKRLPHFSVSIAVRIKGRTEVAVVYDPMRNELFTATRGQGAQLNGYRLRCSNARDLDGTILATGFPFKAKQHATTYMNILGKLFTECADFRRTGSAALDLAYVATGRVDGYFELSLKPWDFAAGELIAREAGAIVCDFTGGHNYMTTGNIVAGNPRVVKAMLANMREELSDALKR; encoded by the coding sequence ATGCATCCGATGCTGACCATCGCCGTGCGCGCAGCGCGCAAGGCGGGTAATGTAATTGCCAAACACTACGAAACCCCAGACTCCGTAGAAACCAGCCAGAAAGGCAGCAATGATTTCGTGACTAACGTCGATAAAGCCGCAGAAGCGATTATTATCGAAACAATCCGCAAATCTTACCCACAGCACACCATCATCACCGAAGAAAGCGGTGAACATGAAGGTACCGATCAGGATGTTCAATGGGTTATCGATCCACTGGATGGCACCACCAACTTTGTCAAACGCCTGCCACACTTCTCTGTGTCTATCGCTGTACGCATTAAAGGCCGTACTGAAGTCGCCGTTGTCTACGATCCAATGCGTAACGAACTGTTCACCGCTACCCGCGGTCAGGGCGCTCAGCTGAACGGCTACCGTCTGCGCTGCAGCAACGCACGCGATCTGGACGGCACCATCCTGGCGACCGGTTTCCCGTTCAAGGCGAAACAGCACGCAACTACCTATATGAATATCCTGGGCAAACTGTTCACCGAATGCGCAGATTTCCGTCGCACCGGTTCTGCTGCGCTGGATCTGGCCTACGTTGCGACCGGTCGCGTTGACGGTTACTTCGAACTGTCACTGAAGCCGTGGGACTTTGCTGCGGGCGAGCTGATTGCACGTGAAGCAGGCGCGATCGTTTGCGACTTCACCGGCGGCCACAACTACATGACCACCGGCAACATCGTTGCAGGTAACCCACGCGTTGTTAAAGCCATGCTGGCAAACATGCGTGAAGAACTGAGCGATGCGCTGAAACGCTAA